Proteins from one Mycobacterium sp. HUMS_12744610 genomic window:
- a CDS encoding DNA-binding protein, with product MDTTAAHASQGTIALTLRLPAELAEAVKNYAFLTNTSGNEVIKRAVIEYMKAHAQTDMVRAAFEKALEQHKVAFDKLADL from the coding sequence ATGGACACCACCGCCGCGCACGCATCGCAGGGAACCATCGCCCTCACACTGCGCCTGCCGGCCGAGCTGGCCGAAGCGGTCAAGAACTACGCGTTTCTCACGAACACCTCGGGCAACGAGGTGATCAAGCGGGCTGTCATCGAGTACATGAAGGCGCATGCGCAAACCGACATGGTTCGCGCGGCCTTCGAGAAGGCGCTGGAACAGCACAAGGTTGCGTTCGACAAGTTGGCCGACCTTTGA
- a CDS encoding WhiB family transcriptional regulator, which translates to MRTKPAYVRTLAAAETTTDWVSQARCLSSDPDELFVRGKAQRNAAAICRHCPVIAECLAEALDNQVEFGVWGGMTERERRALLKQHPEVASWRDLFVTRRKTRGTGRSA; encoded by the coding sequence GTGAGAACAAAACCCGCCTACGTCCGCACCCTCGCCGCAGCCGAAACCACCACCGACTGGGTGTCGCAAGCGCGGTGCCTTTCCAGCGATCCCGATGAACTATTCGTTCGCGGGAAGGCGCAGCGCAACGCGGCCGCCATCTGCCGGCATTGTCCCGTCATCGCCGAGTGCCTCGCCGAGGCGCTCGACAACCAGGTGGAGTTCGGTGTTTGGGGTGGCATGACCGAACGGGAGCGGCGGGCGTTGCTGAAGCAGCATCCGGAGGTGGCGTCCTGGCGCGACCTGTTCGTCACCCGGCGCAAGACCCGCGGCACCGGCCGATCGGCGTGA